The genomic window TGAAAACATAGGAGCTAACATCTATCATGGTCCACAGTTCACACAGATCAACTAATCAGGTACAACCATATAATTTATGAACCATGATTTAACACTTATTTTAGGAAGTCTACCAGCCAACAAGCATCGGTAAAGGAAATGGCATTAGCAAGCATATATTCTGAAGAGCTGTTACCACATCAGAACTTTTTATCAGTAACACCTCTGTTATATAATAGCAAAGAATAGAAAAGGCATACCGCAGGTTGATCTGTTTCTTGAACAAGCTGCTTTAAGGCCCAATTTGGTTGTCTTTCAAATAACTTGAACATGATATCTTCCAATTCCCCACGATCCCTCCTGGTTCTCTTAACGTCTGATTGTTTAACTGGTTGTGGTCTCTTCTTATCCTACTcgtataaaatagaaataaagattacaaatttttattcttaagggCAGAAAGAATGGATCTTTGGCTAATAGCACCACATTATTCTTGACAGAAAAAGTGCTACCAGAGGAAAGCACTACTAGGAAAGTATACACATTATCTTTTCCCATTACTAAGGAGCAGTATTGTTCATAACTCCATCGTTTAAAGCCAAATAAAAGAGAACTAATTTATGAACATCCTAATATCAACATGTCCAATGGGGAAAGAAAATATACCTTGGAGCTAGATGAAATCAAGCCAACCATTCCAGGCATGGGCCTCATGTGAACTCCACGGTCATTATTAATCACCTTTAAAAGCAACCAAGGAATCAAAACTTCTGTTATATCCAGGTGATTAAATAGCAAAGTAAACAACAATCTAATCCTCTACCTGTATCTGCCTAATCTTAACCATAGATTTCTTCGTCCTTTCACGGCACAATTTATGATACTCCTCAATGTTCTGCTCATGGGGcttcatatcaaatttatgTTCCACTTTCCCTTCCATGGCGACCTTCcctataaataattgaaaagattTTGCAAATAGTAGAAATCCAAAACAAGTAACTAATATTAGTGTACAAAGAAAAGTAAATATCAGTGCAGAGCATACTATCATGGATTAGATCAAAAACATGTAGATTGCATCTGTTTGAAACATCCAAATTGCATATTCATGAGTAATGAACAAGTGCCTTCAGGAGTATGATGCTCATATACAATAAACATGCATACTCGTGAATGAGAAGTCCCTTATTTATATTTCTGCAAGTTGCAATGTTCGACATCAATCTTCATGTCAAGTATTGTACTTGAGTCAATAATAACAAATGACAGGAGACagataattattgaaattgagTTGAATcataaagaattgaaaataCAAACATCCACAAAAACCAATAAAGGGCCAGCGAGATCCTCAAGAATTGTTTGAATCATGACTCACCAATCAAAAGAATCACAAAAATTtcttccacaaaaaaaaataatgtgaaaaatCATCCAGTAGATACAAACTGGATCCTCACCTTGAGGTGTCTCGGAAAAGACGCACATAGGAACAAAGTCTTTAAACATATTCAAAGAATAACTCTTCGGTACATTCCCAGCCTCGGTGCGAGCCATCTCCATAGTGAACTGATTACCATTTGGAATCATGTAAGAGAGATGAAATGATGAATTACAAAGACAACATATCAAGCAGCCAGATAAAAACTATATGCTGTTTTTAGTTAGATACTCTCTTTTAAAATCATTACAAGCTATTTCGGCCTCAAGAATCCACATATATACAATCATCTGATTTAAATTCCCAGATAAAAAGTACAGATTGAATTTTGCAATCAATGCCTAACAATACAGATGACTACTGAGATAAAGCATCTTATAAATGCAAATTTAAGCGCACCAACCAATCATCAGCTGATTGAACTATTGAACGCTTCATGATAAATTATAGGTCATATAGTTTAAGCgctaccttaaaaaaaatcattacacaAATTCCATTACAGCTTTAGTATCCTCGGATTTATAATTTGCTCAACTCAACTGATATAAGTAAGAATAGTTCACTGACTAAAATAAACTAGGGTTAGAGAGTTAAACGATGAAAccctaattattaaaaaaagtcaaacatTGAGCGCAAATTGAGAAGACGAAGAGTACCTGAAGAGCAGAGGGATCGTCAGATTGGAGAGGATCGAGGGAGAGAACGACTTTAGCGAGAGGGGCAGAATCTGAAGAAGAAGGGGAGGTATGAGTTTTCCATGACTTCGCAACCACTACTGGACACTTCATCAACCAAACAGATTTATCTGCCTTTGATGTTTCTAAATTAGCGCTGCTACTGCTGTTATCTTCTTCCATCTCTCTGCTTGATGTTTTTTTGCTCgaattttgttttcagtttttttgagatttttactGCTTTGCTTCCCAGTCTTGTCTCGTCTTCTATTCTCAAGTCTTCTCTATTGACGCTGTTGTTTTGAGAGGTGAACCGAGGACACTTTCCTTGAACCGGATTCGAATTAGGGTCCACGTTCGTTGATGAACTTGtagctttataattttggtttaaaaaattatttttagctgtagttattttttattaaaatatgtatttgattaaaattattgtttaacaaaaaatatatccaagatatttggttaaaataataattaaaattgatgttggtaataaaataatttaaaagtaaatatattaattttttattttgtaattatattaatatgcattttattattaatacattGTAAAAAAACCATACGAATTatatcatcaattttattatccTGTTAAACTTGTTGCAGCACAAACataatccatataaaaaaaatctctagttTTCATATGATTGTGAGCATGAaacacatcaattaaaaaaaatctcattaacAAAATTGAGATGaggataaattatataaataattgatgaaaattaaaacatatgtatatttttaaattacagataaaaaaacttgagtctcgtaaattttttaacttatacAAAAACTGCacagcattaatttttttattagttcgaAGAAAGGTGAGGTTATTTTGGTCTGGATAGCAAattcaacaaataataaaatacaactcaatgaaaaacagaaataaaatgtAGCAAAAGCATGTGGAAGCAGTTCTCAAAAATTAAGTTGgggtctaaaaataaaaattacgaTTCATTTTGTAACCAAACAGGACTATGGTTAAGGACAAAAACGCATAGCCAAACGAGCTCGCGGATACCACTCCACAGCGTTTTTTTTTGGGCTGTTCGACCGCCTTATAGAAGTTGAGACAAAATAACCAAACACCTATAGCCCAAATTCATTGGGCTTCAGCCCATCATCGAATCATTAGATGAGAGGAGGCATTGGGACAAGGTTTCAACTTTACAGTTTCAACAAGTCCTTCAGAACAAGGCTAAATGAGGGATTTCCCAGCGATTACCAACGTGAAAACAATAAACCCAAACTTGGATTTCTACCAGAGGCATGATCACTGCTCAGATTTTTAGAGTCATATTAACAAACACGTAGAATGCACAAAAATGAGATGCGAACTCAGCTGATATAGCAAGTAATCATCCTTCCATTACATCTAAAACGATCGCATCTTTTAGTACTTGGAGGCAAAGGCACTAGACATGGAAATAGACTTATGATACCTAGAAGATACAAACAGAGATAAGAGTTGTCCATCTACCCAGAAATATCTAACATGTCATTAAGCCCTTTCACCCCTGATCCTTCTAGCCAGCTGAATATCCTTAGGCATGATTGTAACCCTTTTAGCATGAATAGCACACAGATTTGTGTCCTCAAAGAGACCCACAAGATAAGCCTCAGCTGCTTCTTGAAGAGCAGAAACAGCACTGCTCTGGAACCTGAGATCAGTCTTGAAATCCTGAGCAATTTCTCTCACAAGCCTTTGGAACGGAAGCTTGCGGATCAAAAGCTCAGTGCTCTTCTGGTACTTCCTGATTTCTCTCAAAGCCACAGTTCCTGGCCTGAAACGGTGGGGTTTCTTCACGCCTCCGGTGGCCGGGGCAGACTTCCGGGCAGCCTTAGTTGCCAGCTGCTTGCGAGGGGCCTTGCCTCCAGTGGATTTTCTTGCAGTCTGCTTGGTACGGGCCATTGCTGATTGAATCGAGAGAGATTTGcagataaaagataaattgcTCTAGCTTTTGCTTTCGTTAAGAGAATGACGATAAACGATTGAGGTTTAGGCCTAATTTAAGGGGAGGTTTGGTTGGGGTAAGCGGGGATTTGAAATTTTCGTGCTTCGATGGAGGGATTTTGAAGAAGGGGAAAAGTGAGGAGAGTGAATTGGGCCGTTGATTAGTGATTAATCGACGGGTAGGAATGTTTGGATTATCGAGACGAGAATCGCGATCCGCGTGCATTGTGGATGGGCCAATGGGAGGTGTTTCTAAGCGGGAATTGAATTTTTGCGTTTTAAGAGGCGCGGCTAGTGGAAATTTTGAACCGTGGATTGATATGGACGGTCGATATTTAGTGGAGGGGAGTGACAAGGTCCCTATCTGTGTGTGAATACGTTGCTAATGAAGTTTAAGCTTGTgtaagtaaaattttaatttatgaaaaaaaatccttttgaaTGTTCGATTATACATACATGTGGAAtgacagtaatttttttttttgtagattaaaaaaataactcttgGTTGGTTAATTTAGTGTGAAAtactttttttcaatgatttttttttaatttaatagtaaaaatatttacatatcatcaatcaaaactaaatttttaaaaaaacaattaattatgaattacctgtaatttgttttatataaaaaagagtttgTTGATATGATTAGTGGTTAGTTGTtcatgtttttagaaaaaaaaattgaaatttaatatacaTTTGCAAGAGATTAATCACTGTAACAAAGATGAAAGGCTAAttttaatcccttttttttgtgtgtaggatgttaaaaaatttagtgtttctaattttaatatgaattgaatcTCTAACCTCTTGTTACTATCAAGATGCCATTATCACTTAAATAGAAGTGGGATGATCAATATCATATAGgatgatttttaaatcattatattaaatCATTAATTCAGTAAGATTTTTGAGGAAATTATTAATATACAAGGTGTTTGACATAACTTTTTCTGCTTTTAAGTACGTTATAGAagaattttttactttaaaaaaatattaaattaatatttttttatagttttgatgtgatgatgtaaaaaataaaataaaaatataaaacaattattgtaatatatttttttaaaaaaagactattttaaaaatcactatgCACAATAATCATAAACACCATATAATTGTCATTTGACTCAACAtacattatagttttttttttaatctttgatttcatttaaatctctttttaggtgttttttagtATGctgatagttttttaaaaaaataattttatttaaaaatatatcaaaataattaattttttaaaaaatattttaacattaatgtatcaaaacgaaaaaaaaaaaaaaactatttagaacATAATTTCTAACGGACTTTATACGTGCATGATAATGATTTTGGATTCTTTAAAAGAATATCTCTAAATTTTTCCCTTTTTGATATATCTTATTTACGAAAAGGGGCAAGTGAAAGTCCACTAGACAGGTTGGATCCCATGGCCCGCACATATGTTTTCTAGCTGCTCTCGTGTTTCACGATATATCAAGAACTTAAATCATCTATAGTGTCTAGATTTGACCTTGGGTTTAAAGCAAACCTGCCCATCCATGATTCGAAGCAAATCACccgttattgtattttttttttaatttttttaattgtgagaTTTTGATATTGACACTTAGAGTGTATCAAACACTTTCTTTGATTCTGCAGTTATATTTAACATCAAATAAGTAAAATTTCAACGAGTTGAGATATCTAAACAAGCTCAATTTTTACTCTCAACCTTCAATTTTTCCATACATTTTTTAAGTGATATATATAGGCCTAGATTACAGGATTTTGCAAACTTAACAAcacttataattttaataattggcTCGTCCACCTTGTTTAACCCATCACTCACAATAAAATTACCAATGCGAGCATAACACCGACATAAATAAACTCATTATCTATAACCATGAACTAGCATTATTTAACATGATTGTCAAAATTCTATCCATGCCGGCCCCAATTAATCAAGCAACTCTCCAAAGTGTATTTCAATGGTCTGATCAGGAACttgaaaaaagtttaaaatcctTTCATGcaagtttcaataatttttttcacagtAAGTTGTGACGCGAATGTAATTGATGTTTTGGATGAGAATCTAAGTGTCACTTGTAAGATACGCATGTTCATTCTGTATGACTTTCTTTAACtttctaatcttttttatataagggTTAGGGATGATCATTTTCGATTCGattcagtttttattaaaaaaaaataaccaaattgaaatatgttttttttaaaataaccgaaaccggttcgaaccgaccggtttcggttcggttttttaggacaaataccggtttgactcagtttttttctgattttttttcggtttgggttcgattcgttttttttgtttcaggcttataaaactgaaaacaaaCTGAACcagttggttttttcaaaattttaatcggttttatcggtttttttcacgattcggttatttttttcctgatttttttagtttaatcggttttttgatttttttgcttacCTCTAATAAGGGCTAGGGCAATTCCTTATGATAGCAATTCGTTGTAGGGCAAAAATCTAGGCTACATggtttgataaaattattttaatcctaAAGCTTCTACAATCATGAAAGAAAACTCATCACAAATAATCATCATGTGTCTTTATACAAGCTTGTTAATTGAATCTAACAACCTTGATAATACCTCTAGTTTCATCTTCACCCTTTTTAAAGTTTTAGCCAAtggtttttgctttttatcACTAAACTTAAACTTATTATGAAATTGTTTACACGAGTATTTATTCAAGTGTGTCCGCAAATTACTAGTGTTACAAGTCTTTGAAGCACatgcataattttattaatagtaCTCGATCGATCGCATGTAGCTCTCCTCGACAATGGATCGTAATCCTCtctatatattatatcaaattgaTGCTAAACTtcagatataaatataattataaaggCCACGTTCCTTTTCATGTTACCTTTTCTGGGCAATAACACTTGCATGAGTAGCTGAAACAAGCTTGGTCTCTATTCtagcatcatcatcatttgtTGAAGGTCGAACTTCGTCATTCGATGGATGAGCACTTCGTTGATCaacattaatttcttgaatGGAATTGAAGAACTTGTATTCTTCATCCTGAACAATaagatttaatcaattttagttaaatatttatacaaaaaaagacGTAATAATTACTAGTTCGGAGCTAAGTCTAAGCTTATTAATTTTGCAGaaaatgcaaaaagaaaaaaaaaaagagcagtcAAACAACAAAACTGAGATTGACCAGAGTATTGTgaaggttaacttgtcaaaatcAAGCTAGGGTTTCTGGTCATGTAAATCTCTAGCTAACTTCAAAGCTTTTGCTGCTTCACAATGGACGAGGATGGGACACATGCACACACAACTTTACGCCGTAATCTCGTGGATCCATGCCTTTGTTTTGTGGATGTagcatgaaatatattttcaagacgATAACGTTTTTGTTAGtggtgattaattttttttcggtttagtttttataaaaaaaaaaattaaactaaaatttttttaaaaaaactaaaaccgaaccgaaatcgggtcaaaccgaccggtttcggttcagttctatttttttagggtagaaaccggtttgactcggttttttccggttttggcttggttttttcggtttagctcagttttggcttggtttttccggtttggctcaattttttttgagttttggttttttcatatattttttttcaattttctcggttttttagtttttttgctcacttgTAGTTTATGTGTGAGAGTTCtctttgtattttcatttttattattgtgaatACAAATCTgaaatacatacaaatttaacTATCCCAAACAATCGGCGAAGACGGATCTATAACAAGTGCAAATGGGGCCGCCCAAAACTGAGAACAATTCATAAAGCTTGATGGATTTTTTGTTCTCTCCGCAAACATGTTGGAGTTTATCTAATTCCAAAGAGATAATGagtaaattaaatgatgaacattgtaatcataaaaagaagaagaaggaaagatataattataaataaacttCCCAGCATAATCATTGATATTGATTTGgtagttaattaagaaaatatttcttgactttttaaaattaaatctcttCTAAACCATTGTATAATTTGAGGGTGTGTTATTAAAATCATCTTATTCTGGTTAATATAAAATGATCCGAAAATacttttatagtaaaaaaaattgttaaaattttgCAATATCTTGATTCAACCATGTATAACAAAACATGATTACAATTTTTGCTTGATCTTTCCTTGAATTGCTCTGGTTGGATAACATTAATTTCGTGTTTTGAAATTCTCAATAGCATCTCTAGAACATGGATTCACggtgacaaaaaaataaaaaaatcaaaattgaaacctggaaaaaatattacaatcaCATGAATTCACCAGCAACGACAACACAAGAAGGGAACCGGTAACTTGTTAGCGGCTGTTTGACAAACATACTTGTCCATGTATTAAGTATGTTTTAAGAGTAATCTATattaaaaagcattaaattaatatatatttttagtgttttttaatagttttgatgttgataataaaataaaaatatataaaataatattttaatatatttttaaataaaaaaatatttataaaaaacaacatcatagTATCAAACAGatattaatatcaaacaaacattttattttttttggtgtgtttgAGATTAAGGTGCGGTTTGATTTTTGTAGAagaactcataaaaaaaaaaaaaaaaacatgtatttctAACTTTTaggaagatataatttatactttaaatgatTGTActtacaaaagaaattaatcacACTCCACCatatctcaatttcaaaaatatacttGGGCAATGTTtgatattagttattttttaaaatatttattatttaaaaatatattaaaataatatttttttatttttaaaattttacttttaatattaatacaccatatcaattaaaaaatataaaaaattattattttttaaaaacaagcaCAAACTTTCCTTCTTCCCCTTTCTCTACTAGAATCGTCACAGCTTACGTATGTTTCCCTGaccctaataaataataataaatatctttgaaaattagtaaataaatattaataacgGTCACTATTGCGGGCCCAAGCACGAAAAAGACAAGCATCAAAGAAACACAAGCAACAGAATCAAAGGCCCACTCAGTCCGAGACCATGGAGTGCACGCTTATTTGGAAAACTCAATTAGCCGAGCATTAATAACGATCACCTTCACTTCACAAAAGCCAAAAAGTCAATTTATTACGATGGAGAGGATTGTGATCGAGGCAAGGATGGCGTAGCtcctatttttaaatattttaaaaaatatattcgatttcaaaattattttctagtatatcaaaataatcttaaactatatataaaaaataatcttaaacatttttttaaaattttttcagtaAACACCATTCAAACGGCGCctaaccaatatatatatatatatatatatttatttatttatttatttattttttctttctgtttcttAATCCATCAACTTGCTCACGTAACTATACGTGTCACGTTCACAGTGGTAATCACCACACAATATTCTGGGAACATCGCCGCTTACAAATATCTCCTACGCTTCCAGTTCCCACTGCACAGGCATTTCTGTCCCAAGTCCAAACCATGGAACGCTTACCTCTGctctttctcctcctccttacAGCCCTATCCTCCACCCTAGCATCCACAGT from Populus trichocarpa isolate Nisqually-1 chromosome 5, P.trichocarpa_v4.1, whole genome shotgun sequence includes these protein-coding regions:
- the LOC7493937 gene encoding transcription initiation factor IIF subunit beta, whose product is MEEDNSSSSANLETSKADKSVWLMKCPVVVAKSWKTHTSPSSSDSAPLAKVVLSLDPLQSDDPSALQFTMEMARTEAGNVPKSYSLNMFKDFVPMCVFSETPQGKVAMEGKVEHKFDMKPHEQNIEEYHKLCRERTKKSMVKIRQIQVINNDRGVHMRPMPGMVGLISSSSKDKKRPQPVKQSDVKRTRRDRGELEDIMFKLFERQPNWALKQLVQETDQPAQFLKEILNELCVYNKRGTNQGTYELKPEYKKTVEDTGAD
- the LOC18099681 gene encoding histone H3.2; this translates as MARTKQTARKSTGGKAPRKQLATKAARKSAPATGGVKKPHRFRPGTVALREIRKYQKSTELLIRKLPFQRLVREIAQDFKTDLRFQSSAVSALQEAAEAYLVGLFEDTNLCAIHAKRVTIMPKDIQLARRIRGERA